Below is a genomic region from Actinomyces weissii.
CCCGCCGCCACCACAGGTCGCCACCGCCATAACCGGGGCCGAGGACGGCGAGCAGGACGCCGCCGACCTGGCCGCCGCCCGCGCCTGGCTCAGCCAGGCACCCGTCGTGGCCGCTGCGGCACCGGCGGTGAGGGAGACCCACCAGGAGGGGGCCGCATGAGCAGCGACGTCGTCGTGATCGGGGCCGGGATCGCCGGGTACAGCGCCGCCCTGCGCCTGCGCCAGGCCGGGGCCCGTGTCACCCTGCTCACCAAGGGGATGGGCGGGCTGTCCCTGTCCACCGGCAACCTGGACGTACTGGGACGCCTGGGAGGCGTGGCGGGACCTGCTGGCCCCGGGGCGGGTGGCGAGGCCGAGCGCTGGCAGCGCCGCGCCGTCACCCACCCCTACGCCGCTATCGCCCAGGACGGGCTCCTGCCGGAGGGGCACCCCTACCGGGTCATCGGGGCCCAGCGCACCGCTGCCGCCGTGTCGGGCCTGTGCGCCCTGGTGGGGCCGGAGCTGCTCAGCCCCCGGGCGCACGAGGACCCGGCAGGCCCGCAGAACCTGTGGCTGCCCACCGCCCTGGGCGCCGTCCGCCCCAGCCTGGTGGTCCAGCCCACCATGACCGCCTCCGCGCTGAGGCCCGGCGGCAGCTACCTGGTGGTCGGCCTGGCCCGTCTCAAGGACCTGAACGCCGAGCTGGTGGCCGCCAACCTCAGCCGCAGCGAGCTGCCGGAGGGCGGGCAGGTGCAGGCCCGGGCCGTCACCATCGACTTCCAGGCCCGCAGCGGGGAGGCGGACACCAACGCCGTCGGCCACGCCCGCGCCCTGGACACCCCAGCCGGGCGTGAGCGCCTGGCCCAGGCCCTGGCCGGGCAGGTCCGCCCCGGAGAGACCGTGCTGCTGCCTGCCGTGCTGGGCCTGGAGCGCCCCGGTGCCTGCCAGGAGCTGGCTGAGCGGCTCGGGGCCCCGGTCGGGGAGATACCCCTGGTACCGCCCTCCGTGCCCGGGCTGCGCCTGGAGCACCACCTGGAGCGCCTGGCCGTCGCCCAGCGCGTACGTGTGGTCATGGGCGGGCGCGTGGTCGCCAGCCGCCGTGAGCGCGGCCGCCTGGTCTCCGTCACCAGCGCCGCCTCCGGGCGCGCCCGCGAGCACCACGCCGCCGCCTTCGTGCTGGCCGCAGGCGGCTTCGAGTCCGGGGCGCTGGCCATGGACTCCCACGGGCAGGTCACCGAGACCGTGCTGGGCCTGCCCCTGGCGGGCGTGAGCCCGGACCCCGCTGAGAACCTGCGCCGCCTGATCCACCGCGACTACTGGGGCATGCCCCAGGGCGTGTTCCGGGTCGGCGTGGCCGTGGACTCCCAGATGCGCCCCCTGGGCCCCGACGGCGAGCCCGCCCTGGAAGGGGTGTACGCCGCCGGGTCGGTGCTGGCCGGGGCGGTGCGCTGGGCGGAGATGTCCGGTGAGGGCATCGCCCTGGGCTCCGCCTGGGCCGCCGCCGACGCGGTGCTGGCCGGGCTGGGGCACGGCGGCCAGCCCGCAAGCCAGCCCAGCAG
It encodes:
- the glpB gene encoding glycerol-3-phosphate dehydrogenase subunit GlpB, which produces MSSDVVVIGAGIAGYSAALRLRQAGARVTLLTKGMGGLSLSTGNLDVLGRLGGVAGPAGPGAGGEAERWQRRAVTHPYAAIAQDGLLPEGHPYRVIGAQRTAAAVSGLCALVGPELLSPRAHEDPAGPQNLWLPTALGAVRPSLVVQPTMTASALRPGGSYLVVGLARLKDLNAELVAANLSRSELPEGGQVQARAVTIDFQARSGEADTNAVGHARALDTPAGRERLAQALAGQVRPGETVLLPAVLGLERPGACQELAERLGAPVGEIPLVPPSVPGLRLEHHLERLAVAQRVRVVMGGRVVASRRERGRLVSVTSAASGRAREHHAAAFVLAAGGFESGALAMDSHGQVTETVLGLPLAGVSPDPAENLRRLIHRDYWGMPQGVFRVGVAVDSQMRPLGPDGEPALEGVYAAGSVLAGAVRWAEMSGEGIALGSAWAAADAVLAGLGHGGQPASQPSSAARPGQEAAADLDVARPATAGSRPSRIAGATAQDRADVVGTPAERDPKEQH